From the genome of Miscanthus floridulus cultivar M001 unplaced genomic scaffold, ASM1932011v1 fs_155_2_3, whole genome shotgun sequence, one region includes:
- the LOC136530557 gene encoding DNA replication licensing factor MCM5-like: MSGWDEGAVFYSDQAQFPRGGPGGDPAADLTRHSALRKFKEFLRGFTGPTGDFPYRESLVHNRDHVTVAIEDLDAFDAELSDKIRKSPADYLPLFETAAAEVLASLRSKVAGETGEMEEPVTGDVQIFLSSKENCLSMRSVGADYMSKLVKIAGIAIAASKVKAKATHVTLICKNCRSVRTVPCRPGLGGAIVPRSCDHVPQPGEEPCPLDPWIAVPDKSKYVDLQTLKLQENPEDVPTGELPRNMLLSVDRHLVQTIVPGTRLTVVGIYSVYQASATQKSAVGVKQPYVRVVGLEQSRDNNSNGPSNFTLDEEMEFKEFAQRPDAYAKLCSMIGPSIYGHSDVKKAIACLLFGGSKKRLPDGVRLRGDIHVLLLGDPSTAKSQFLKFVEKTAPIAVYTSGKGSSAAGLTASVTRDGSSREFYLEGGAMVLADGGVVCIDEFDKMRPEDRVAIHEAMEQQTISIAKAGITTVLNSRTSVLAAANPIAGRYDDLKTAQDNIDLQTTILSRFDLIFIVKDIRMYDQDKRIASHIIKVHASGAAASSTSTEASDGENYLKRYIEYCRATCRPRLSEKAAEMLQNKYIEIRQKMRQQAHETGRAAAIPITVRQLEAIIRLSESLAKMRLTSVATPEHVEEAFRLFNVSTVDAARSGINEHLNLSPEIANEIKQAEAQIKRRMGIGSHISERRLIDELNRMGMNESIVRRALLIMHQRDEVEYKRERHVIVRKA, from the exons ATGTCGGGCTGGGACGAGGGCGCCGTGTTCTACAGCGACCAGGCGCAGTTCCCCCGCGGCGGCCCCGGCGGCGACCCAGCCGCCGACCTCACCCGCCACTCCGCCCTCCGCAAGTTCAAGGAGTTCCTCCGCGGTTTCACCGGCCCCACCGGCGACTTCCCCTACCG TGAGAGCCTAGTACACAACCGCGACCATGTCACCGTCGCCATCGAGGACCTCGATGCCTTCGATGCCGAGCTCTCTGACAAGATCCGCAAGTCGCCGGCTGATTATCTTCCGCTG TTTGAGACGGCCGCGGCCGAGGTTCTCGCAAGCCTCCGTTCGAAAGTCGCCGGCGAGACCGGGGAGATGGAGGAGCCCGTCACGGGAGATGTCCAGATCTTCCTCTCCTCCAAGGAGAACTGCCTGTCCATGAGATCTGTTGGG GCAGATTACATGTCGAAGCTGGTTAAGATTGCGGGAATTGCAATTGCTGCATCGAAAGTAAAAGCCAAGGCCACCCATGTAACTCTTATCTGCAAGAATTGCCGGAGTGTGAGGACAGTACCTTGCAGGCCAGGCCTCGGCGGGGCTATTGTTCCACGTTCGTGTGACCATGTTCCTCAG CCTGGAGAAGAGCCTTGCCCCCTGGACCCTTGGATTGCCGTCCCGGATAAGAGCAAGTATGTGGATCTCCAGACCCTCAAATTGCAGGAGAATCCTGAG GATGTTCCAACTGGTGAGCTTCCAAGGAATATGCTGCTTTCTGTAGATAGGCACCTAGTTCAGACTATTGTTCCAGGGACTAGATTAACTGTTGTTGGCATCTACAGCGTCTACCAAGCATCCGCAAC CCAGAAGAGCGCTGTTGGTGTTAAACAGCCTTACGTTAGAGTTGTGGGTTTGGAACAATCTCGAGACAATAACTCAAATGGCCCCTCAAACTTCACTCTTGATGAG GAAATGGAATTCAAAGAATTTGCACAGAGGCCAGATGCATATGCCAAGCTTTGCTCAATGATTGGTCCTTCAATTTATGGTCATTCTGATGTCAAGAAAGCTATTGCATGCTTGTTATTTGGGGGATCTAAGAAG AGGCTACCTGATGGTGTACGTTTGAGAGGTGATATCCATGTCTTGCTTCTGGGTGATCCATCCACAGCAAAGTCACAG TTCCTCAAATTTGTAGAGAAGACTGCACCTATTGCAGTCTATACGTCTGGCAAAGGATCATCTGCAGCTGGTCTTACTGCATCTGTAACTCGGGATGGTAGCTCG CGTGAGTTTTATTTGGAAGGAGGAGCCATGGTATTGGCTGATGGTGGAGTAGTTTGTATCGATGAATTTGACAAGATGAGACCTGAAGACAG AGTTGCAATTCATGAGGCCATGGAGCAGCAGACAATATCTATTGCCAAAGCTGGCATTACAACAGTACTCAATTCAAGGACTTCAGTTCTTGCAGCTGCCAATCCAATTGCAGGACGCTATGATGATCTTAAG ACTGCACAAGATAATATCGATCTGCAGACGACCATTCTTTCTAGATTTGATCTAATCTTTATCGTCAAAGATATCAGAATGTATGATCAAGATAAG CGAATAGCAAGCCACATTATCAAGGTGCATGCCAGTGGTGCTGCAGCTTCATCCACAAGCACAGAGGCAAGTGATGGAGAGAATTATCTGAAAAG GTACATTGAGTACTGCCGTGCCACATGCAGACCACGGCTTTCAGAAAAAGCAGCTGAGATGCTGCAGAACAAATATATTGAGATTAGACAG AAAATGAGGCAGCAAGCTCATGAGACAGGGAGGGCAGCAGCGATACCCATCACTGTGAGGCAGCTTGAAGCCATCATACGTTTGAGTGAATCCCTTGCAAAGATGAGACT GACAAGTGTGGCTACACCAGAGCATGTTGAAGAGGCATTCAGACTGTTCAATGTCTCCACCGTTGATGCTGCAAGATCTGGAATCAACGAGCATTTGAACCTGTCACCGGAGATTGCAAATGAAATCAAG CAAGCGGAAGCACAAATAAAGAGAAGAATGGGCATTGGAAGCCACATATCTGAGCGACGGCTGATTGATGAACTAAATAGGATGGGAATGAATGAGTCCATT GTCAGAAGAGCCCTTCTGATCATGCATCAAAGAGACGAGGTGGAGTACAAGAGAGAGCGCCATGTGATTGTCCGAAAGGCTTGA